The following proteins are co-located in the Eubalaena glacialis isolate mEubGla1 chromosome 14, mEubGla1.1.hap2.+ XY, whole genome shotgun sequence genome:
- the RPL31 gene encoding large ribosomal subunit protein eL31 encodes MAPAKKGGEKKKGRSAINEVVTREYTINIHKRIHGVGFKKRAPRALKEIRKFAMKEMGTPDVRIDTRLNKAVWAKGIRNVPYRIRVRLSRKRNEDEDSPNKLYTLVTYVPVTTFKNLQTVNVDEN; translated from the exons ATGGCTCCCGCAAAGAAGGGCGGCGAGAAGAAGAAGGGCCGGTCCGCCATCAACGAGGTGGTGACCAGAGAATACACCATCAACATTCACAAGCGCATCCATGGAGT GGGTTTCAAGAAGCGTGCCCCTCGGGCACTCAAAGAAATACGGAAATTTGCCATGAAGGAGATGGGAACTCCAGATGTACGCATTGACACCAGGCTCAACAAAGCTGTCTGGGCCAAAGGAATAAG GAATGTTCCGTACCGTATCCGTGTGCGGTTGTCCAGAAAACGGAATGAAGATGAAGATTCACCAAACAAGCTCTATACGTTGGTTACCTATGTACCTGTCACCACTTTCAAAA ACCTACAGACAGTTAATGTGGATGAGAACTAA